One segment of Micromonospora parathelypteridis DNA contains the following:
- a CDS encoding ricin-type beta-trefoil lectin domain protein: protein MARRLAGLAPRRPRIRLTAALAVTVLAVPTSLLVGASPATAAATGAITGYGGKCVDVAAANPANSTQVQLYTCNGSAAQQWTVADDGTIRSLGKCLDIAAASTANGARVQIYDCNGTGAQQWSPSAGQLVNPTSGKCLDATGPSSADGTPLQIWSCTGTANQTWTLPTGGGTTPPPSGGFTHPGVLVSRGQLDFVRGRVQAGAQPWASAYNQMMGSRYASLSRTPAPRSVVECGSYSNPNNGCTDEREDAIAAYTDALAWYITGDARYAQKSIQIMDAWSATITAHTGSNAPLQTGWAASVWPRAAEIIKYTYTNWPNANRFATMLRNVYLPVVRNGSNSNGNWELTMMEAAVGVAVFLEDRSAYDAAVTRFLNRTRAFVYLPSDGALPYTVPGSGLDTSSEIIGYWQGQSTFVAGLAQETCRDFVHTGYGISAISHVAETSRIQGRDLYPQVGERLRQALGFHSRYQLGEAPPSWLCGGSLTRGLGPITEVGFNAMSTRLGNVMTNTQTLTLQQRPAGSNNLFVAWETLTHANNPN, encoded by the coding sequence ATGGCGCGACGATTGGCCGGGCTTGCGCCCCGCCGCCCCCGCATCCGTTTGACCGCCGCGCTCGCGGTGACCGTGCTCGCCGTACCGACAAGCCTGCTGGTTGGCGCCTCGCCCGCCACGGCGGCCGCGACGGGCGCCATCACGGGGTACGGCGGCAAGTGCGTCGACGTGGCCGCCGCGAACCCGGCCAACAGCACTCAGGTCCAGCTCTACACCTGCAACGGCTCCGCCGCCCAACAGTGGACGGTGGCCGACGACGGCACGATCCGGTCGCTCGGCAAGTGCCTCGACATCGCCGCCGCCAGCACCGCCAACGGCGCGCGCGTGCAGATCTACGACTGCAACGGCACCGGCGCGCAGCAGTGGTCGCCCAGCGCCGGGCAACTGGTCAACCCGACCTCCGGCAAGTGCCTCGACGCGACCGGCCCCAGCTCCGCCGACGGCACACCCCTGCAGATCTGGAGCTGCACCGGCACCGCCAACCAGACCTGGACGTTGCCCACCGGCGGTGGCACGACGCCACCTCCCTCCGGCGGCTTCACACACCCCGGCGTGCTGGTCAGCCGGGGTCAGCTCGACTTCGTCCGCGGCCGGGTGCAGGCGGGCGCGCAGCCGTGGGCGTCTGCCTACAACCAGATGATGGGCAGCCGGTACGCCTCACTGTCGCGCACCCCGGCGCCCCGTTCGGTCGTCGAGTGCGGGTCCTACTCCAACCCCAACAACGGATGTACCGACGAGCGGGAGGACGCGATCGCCGCGTACACCGACGCGCTCGCCTGGTACATCACCGGCGACGCCCGGTACGCGCAGAAGTCGATCCAGATCATGGACGCCTGGTCGGCCACGATCACCGCGCACACCGGCAGCAACGCCCCTCTGCAGACCGGGTGGGCCGCCTCGGTCTGGCCCCGGGCCGCCGAGATCATCAAGTACACGTACACCAACTGGCCCAACGCCAACCGCTTCGCCACCATGCTGCGCAACGTCTACCTGCCGGTGGTGCGCAACGGCTCGAACAGCAACGGCAACTGGGAGCTGACCATGATGGAGGCGGCCGTCGGCGTCGCCGTCTTCCTGGAGGACCGGTCCGCCTACGACGCGGCAGTCACCCGCTTCCTCAACCGGACCCGCGCCTTCGTCTACCTGCCCAGCGACGGCGCGCTGCCCTACACGGTGCCCGGCAGCGGTCTCGACACCAGCTCGGAGATCATCGGCTACTGGCAGGGCCAGTCCACCTTCGTCGCCGGCCTCGCGCAGGAGACCTGCCGCGACTTCGTCCACACCGGGTACGGGATCTCCGCCATCTCCCACGTCGCCGAGACCTCCCGCATCCAGGGACGGGACCTGTATCCCCAGGTCGGTGAGCGGCTGCGGCAGGCGCTCGGCTTCCACTCGCGTTACCAGCTCGGCGAAGCGCCGCCCTCCTGGCTCTGCGGCGGCAGCCTCACCCGTGGCCTCGGCCCGATCACCGAGGTCGGCTTCAACGCGATGAGCACCCGGCTGGGCAACGTCATGACCAACACGCAGACCCTCACGCTGCAACAGCGCCCCGCCGGCAGCAACAACCTCTTCGTCGCCTGGGAGACCCTGACCCACGCCAACAACCCCAACTGA
- a CDS encoding ABC transporter permease, with amino-acid sequence MRATVLRTQTSAAARRPGRLILTGLAILVASFVVFGTVLVQEITERTVRDNLSGTPSATDLVIGSPEQPPPTVTELQHVRAVPGVAEAVGRVTIGVSVGEGYLNLQADPGTGPLTAVRVIEGSYPDGPGEIAITPRTAERLGLSVGTTTNGTGGELTTPTRLTVTGVVETPADAGFDAYAPDSFVMSWAHLTAVERVDVRAAPGESVEAVRQGVSAAFAAGQSIRSGAEVRQAEANAAAAEVGKLFILVGIFVAIAVVAAALVVTSTFRIVFAQRMRQLALLRAVGANRGTLVGALTAEGALTGLIAGVVGVAGALALGYALPAILRSTGRAVSSPSLPLAEAVTVVLGAVVITVLAVLAPALSAARVSPLEALRAASTTAGRRGIGVARLVFGLLLAVGAVLAAVGTISQLPKPEQSDYDPSMPLLLLVGSGALAFFALVALGPLLVRPVLAVVGWPLRQLGPLGRMSVGGIGGAPRRAAAVSVVVALGVTLISGVVIGGASLQILADREMALSAPTDFEVTSNGGTLPAAVVSRAEAARGALARVVPYRRIDNVTLMRGADKLSDVEPGYPTNDLDLAALPSTGDLDTAQGTLADRGPGRIVLNSWVARETGLRAGDTVTVAVAAHRLDVRVAAVLPGDGPLHAGILIDRTDLDRLGVPAAYTGLLADAAGSGEDGRTAGVRALRQAIGDSDGVGLAVLADERDRNDTLVSSLVWIAVGLVGLTVLIAVVGVGSTTALSVVERVRESGLLRAIGLSRTGLRTMLTVESGLYGVIGATIGLLLGVPYAWLAVQTLGINAPLTVPVLPLVGLFVALVVLTALAGVLPARRASRVSPVVALGADG; translated from the coding sequence ATGAGGGCGACCGTGCTGCGCACCCAGACCAGCGCCGCCGCCCGGCGGCCCGGCCGGCTGATCCTCACCGGTCTGGCGATCCTGGTCGCTTCCTTCGTCGTCTTCGGCACCGTGCTGGTGCAGGAGATCACCGAACGGACCGTGCGGGACAACCTCAGCGGTACCCCGTCCGCCACCGATCTGGTGATCGGCAGCCCGGAGCAGCCGCCACCCACCGTGACGGAGTTGCAGCATGTCCGCGCCGTGCCCGGTGTGGCCGAGGCGGTGGGCCGGGTGACGATCGGGGTGTCCGTCGGCGAGGGGTACCTCAACCTGCAGGCCGACCCCGGTACCGGCCCGCTTACCGCGGTCCGGGTGATCGAGGGCAGCTACCCGGACGGCCCGGGCGAGATCGCGATCACTCCGCGCACGGCCGAGCGGCTCGGGCTCTCGGTCGGCACCACGACCAACGGCACGGGCGGCGAACTCACCACACCCACCCGGCTGACCGTAACCGGCGTGGTCGAAACCCCGGCCGACGCCGGCTTCGACGCGTACGCCCCGGACAGCTTCGTGATGTCCTGGGCGCATCTGACGGCCGTGGAACGCGTCGATGTGCGGGCAGCCCCCGGCGAGTCGGTGGAGGCCGTCCGCCAAGGGGTGAGCGCGGCGTTCGCGGCCGGCCAGTCGATCCGCTCCGGCGCCGAGGTGCGCCAGGCGGAGGCCAACGCGGCAGCCGCGGAGGTCGGAAAACTCTTCATCCTGGTCGGCATCTTCGTCGCGATCGCGGTCGTCGCGGCAGCGCTGGTGGTCACCTCGACCTTCCGTATCGTCTTCGCCCAGCGGATGCGGCAGCTCGCACTGCTGCGTGCGGTCGGTGCGAATCGGGGCACCCTGGTCGGGGCGTTGACCGCCGAGGGAGCGCTGACCGGGCTGATCGCCGGCGTCGTCGGGGTCGCCGGCGCCCTCGCCCTCGGGTACGCGCTACCGGCGATCCTGCGCTCCACCGGGCGCGCGGTCTCCTCGCCGAGCCTGCCACTGGCGGAGGCGGTCACTGTGGTGCTCGGCGCCGTCGTGATCACCGTGCTGGCCGTGCTGGCACCGGCGCTCTCGGCCGCCCGGGTCTCCCCGCTGGAGGCGCTGCGGGCGGCAAGCACCACCGCCGGCCGGCGCGGCATCGGCGTGGCGCGTCTGGTCTTCGGGCTGCTCCTGGCCGTCGGCGCGGTCCTGGCGGCGGTCGGGACGATCAGCCAGTTGCCGAAGCCGGAGCAGTCGGACTACGACCCGTCGATGCCGCTGCTCCTGCTGGTCGGGTCCGGCGCACTGGCGTTCTTCGCGCTGGTGGCCCTGGGGCCGCTGCTGGTGCGTCCCGTACTGGCCGTGGTGGGTTGGCCGCTGCGCCAGCTCGGACCGCTCGGGCGGATGTCGGTCGGCGGGATCGGCGGTGCGCCGCGCCGCGCGGCCGCCGTCTCCGTCGTGGTCGCGCTCGGCGTGACCCTGATCTCCGGGGTGGTCATCGGTGGCGCGTCGCTGCAGATCCTGGCCGACCGCGAGATGGCGCTCTCGGCGCCGACCGACTTCGAGGTCACCAGCAACGGCGGGACACTTCCCGCCGCCGTGGTGAGCCGGGCCGAGGCGGCGCGCGGCGCGCTGGCCCGGGTGGTGCCGTACCGGCGGATCGACAACGTCACGCTGATGCGCGGTGCCGACAAACTCAGTGACGTCGAGCCCGGTTATCCGACGAACGACCTGGACCTGGCGGCGTTGCCGAGCACCGGCGATCTGGACACGGCACAGGGCACGCTGGCCGACCGTGGCCCCGGCCGGATCGTGCTCAACAGCTGGGTTGCCCGGGAAACCGGTCTGCGGGCCGGCGACACCGTCACGGTTGCCGTCGCTGCGCACAGGCTCGACGTGCGGGTGGCCGCGGTCCTGCCCGGTGACGGCCCGCTGCACGCGGGCATCCTCATCGACCGGACCGACCTGGACCGGCTCGGCGTGCCGGCCGCGTACACCGGTCTGCTGGCCGACGCGGCCGGCTCCGGCGAGGACGGCCGCACCGCCGGCGTGCGGGCGCTGCGGCAGGCGATCGGCGACAGCGACGGGGTGGGCCTCGCGGTGCTCGCCGACGAGCGCGACCGCAACGACACGTTGGTGAGCAGCCTGGTCTGGATCGCGGTCGGCCTGGTCGGCCTGACCGTGCTGATCGCGGTCGTCGGCGTGGGCTCCACGACCGCCCTCTCGGTGGTCGAGCGGGTACGCGAGTCGGGGTTGCTCCGCGCGATCGGCCTGTCCCGGACCGGGCTGCGCACCATGTTGACCGTCGAGTCCGGCCTCTACGGGGTGATCGGGGCGACCATCGGTCTGCTGCTCGGCGTCCCGTACGCCTGGTTGGCGGTCCAGACCCTCGGGATCAACGCACCGCTGACCGTGCCGGTGCTGCCGCTCGTCGGGCTTTTCGTGGCGCTGGTCGTGCTGACCGCGCTGGCCGGGGTGCTGCCGGCGCGGCGGGCGTCGCGGGTGAGCCCGGTGGTGGCGCTGGGCGCTGACGGCTGA
- a CDS encoding ABC transporter ATP-binding protein, with translation MTTHAPPETSHAAVAAVDLVKVYGSGETAVRALDGVSVGFGRAEFTAIMGSSGSGKSTLMHCLAGLDTATSGRVLLGGTELTGQSDRTLTRVRRERIGFVFQSFNLLPQLTAAQNITLPLDLAGRQPDRQLLEHLVRVLGLGDRLAHRPSELSGGQQQRVALARALVARPEVVFADEPTGNLDSRSGAEVLTILRDSVRDLGQTVVMVTHDPIAAAYADRVVLLADGRVAGEIDKPDQGSVTDALRDLAAGA, from the coding sequence ATGACAACCCACGCCCCGCCGGAGACCAGCCACGCCGCGGTCGCCGCGGTCGACCTGGTGAAGGTGTACGGCAGCGGCGAGACCGCGGTCCGTGCCCTGGACGGGGTCTCGGTCGGCTTCGGCCGGGCCGAGTTCACCGCGATCATGGGTTCGTCCGGGTCCGGCAAGTCGACCCTGATGCACTGCCTCGCCGGCCTCGACACGGCCACCTCCGGCCGTGTCCTGCTCGGCGGGACCGAGCTGACGGGCCAGTCGGACCGGACACTGACCCGGGTACGCCGGGAGCGGATCGGGTTCGTCTTCCAGTCCTTCAACCTGCTGCCGCAGCTCACCGCCGCGCAGAACATCACCCTGCCGCTGGATCTCGCCGGCCGGCAGCCCGACCGGCAGCTCCTCGAACACCTGGTGCGGGTGCTCGGCCTCGGTGACCGCCTCGCCCACCGGCCCAGCGAGCTGTCCGGCGGCCAACAGCAGCGGGTCGCGCTGGCCCGCGCCCTGGTGGCGCGACCGGAGGTGGTCTTCGCTGACGAGCCGACCGGCAACCTCGACTCCCGCTCGGGGGCGGAGGTGCTCACCATCCTGCGCGACTCGGTACGCGACCTCGGCCAGACCGTCGTCATGGTCACCCACGACCCGATCGCCGCCGCGTACGCCGACCGGGTGGTGCTGCTGGCCGACGGACGGGTCGCCGGCGAGATCGACAAGCCGGACCAGGGGTCGGTCACCGACGCGCTGCGCGATCTGGCGGCGGGCGCATGA